A window from Manis javanica isolate MJ-LG chromosome 10, MJ_LKY, whole genome shotgun sequence encodes these proteins:
- the LOC108393808 gene encoding olfactory receptor 6C2-like has translation MRNHSTLTTFIILGLTNDPQLEILVFFFMLTTYMLSVIGNLTIIFLVLVDSHLKTAMYFFLQNFSFLEISLTTSCVPAYLYIISSGNQIITIKACFSQVFFGIFFGATEYYLLAVMSCDHYVAICKPLHYVTIMNIRVCRNLILSCWVSGLLIILPSLCLSLNLEFCDSVIDHFFCDASPILKNSCSDTWFIEQLVIFCAVLTFIMTLICVVLSYIYIIRTILRLLSTQKRKKAFSVCSSHIIVVSFAYGSCIFIYLKPLAKQEVAVNKAVSLLTITAAPLFNLFIYTMTLSKD, from the coding sequence ATGAGAAACCATTCGACATTAACAACCTTCATTATACTGGGACTGACAAATGACCCACAACTGGAGATTTTGGTCTTTTTCTTCATGCTTACTACATATATGTTAAGTGTAATTGGGAATCTGACCATAATTTTCCTTGTCTTGGTGGATTCTCATTTAAAAAcagctatgtatttttttcttcaaaatttttctttcttagaaatcTCACTCACAACTTCCTGTGTCCCTGCATACCTGTACATCATATCAAGTGGGAACCAAATCATTACCATCAAAGCCTGCTTCAGCCAAgtattttttggtatcttctttggagCTACAGAATATTATCTGTTGGCTGTGATGTCCTGTGAccactatgtggccatctgcaaacccctgcattacGTGACCATCATGAACATCAGAGTCTGCAGGAACCTCATCCTCAGTTGTTGGGTATCTGGCTTATTGATTATCCTCCCATCCCTTTGTTTAAGCCTTAATCTGGAATTCTGTGACTCTGTTATTGACCATTTTTTCTGTGATGCTTCTCCAATACTGAAGAATTCCTGCTCAGATACATGGTTCATAGAGCAGCTGGTTATATTCTGTGCTGTGTTGACCTTCATAATGACCCTTATATGTGTGGTTCTGTCCTACATATACATCATTAGGACGATTCTAAGATTACTCTcaacccagaaaagaaaaaaggcctTTTCAGTTTGTTCATCCCACATAATTGTGGTTTCTTTTGCCTATGGCAGCTGCATTTTCATATATCTAAAACCTTTAGCCAAGCAAGAAGTGGCCGTTAATAAGGCAGTTTCTCTGCTTACTATAACTGCTGCCCCTCTGTTCAATCTCTTCATTTATACCATGACACTCTCAAAAGATTAG
- the LOC108393805 gene encoding olfactory receptor 6C2-like, with product MKSVMRNHSTIRTFIILGLTNDPQLEILVFIFLFISYTLSLIGNLTIISLILVDSHLKTAMYFFLQNFSFLEISFTTSGVPTYLYIISSGNRAISIKACFSQIFFVVFSGATEFFLLAVMSYDRYVAICKPLHYVTIMNSRVCRTLILSCWISGLFIILPPLGLSLNLEFCDFVIDHFFCDASPILKNSCSDTWFIEQLVIFFAVLTFIMTFVCIVLSYVYIIRTILRLPSTQQRKKAFSTCSSHMIVVCITYGSCIFIYIKPSAKNEVAVNKVVSLLIMSVAPLLNPFIYTLRNKQVKQSFHDSLKRLAFISKKY from the coding sequence ATGAAGTCAGTGATGAGAAACCATTCAACAATAAGAACATTCATCATTCTGGGATTGACAAATGATCCACAACTAGAGattttggtttttatatttctgtttatctCATATACATTAAGTTTAATTGGGAATCTGaccataatttcactcatcttggtggattctcatttaaaaacagctatgtatttttttcttcaaaatttctctttcttagaaATCTCATTCACAACTTCTGGTGTCCCCACATACCTCTACATCATATCAAGTGGGAACAGGGCTATCAGCATCAAAGCTTGCTTCAGTCAAATTTTTTTTGTAGTCTTCTCTGGAGCAACGGAATTTTTTCTGTTGgctgtgatgtcctatgaccgctatgtggccatctgcaaacccctgcattacGTGACCATCATGAACAGCAGAGTCTGCAGGACCCTCATCCTCAGTTGTTGGATATCTGGCTTATTCATCATCCTTCCACCCCTTGGTTTGAGCCTTAATCTGGAATTCTGTGACTTTGTTATTGACCATTTTTTCTGTGATGCTTCTCCAATACTGAAGAATTCATGCTCAGACACATGGTTCATTGAACAGCTAGTTATATTCTTTGCTGTGTTGACTTTCATAATGACTTTTGTGTGTATAGTTCTGTCTTATGTATACATCATTAGGACGATTCTAAGATTACCCTCAACCcagcaaagaaaaaaagcctTTTCTACATGTTCTTCCCACATGATTGTGGTTTGCATCACCTATGGAAGCTGTATCTTTATCTATATCAAACCTTCAGCTAAGAACGAAGTGGCAGTTAATAAGGTGGTTTCTCTGCTAATTATGTCTGTAGCCCCTTTGTTGAACCCCTTCATTTATACCCTAAGAAATAAGCAAGTAAAGCAGTCTTTCCATGATAGTCTCAAAAGACTtgcatttatttcaaagaaatattag